The region CCATCACCGCCCGCGAACTAGGCTTCGACGCCCCCACCCCCAACTCCATGGACGCCACCTCCGACCGTGACTTCATGCTCGACTTCACCCAGGCCTGCGCCACCCTCGGCCTCCACATCTCGCGCTTTGCGGAAGAGATCACCCTCCACGCCACCGCCGAGTTCGGCTTCATCGACCTCCCCGAAGCCTTCTCCACCGGCTCCAGCGCCATGCCCCAGAAGAAAAACCCCGACCTCACCGAACTCATCCGAGGCAAATCCGCCCGCCTCATCGGCTCCGCCACCACCTTGTCGGTCCTCATCAAGGGCCTCCCATTGGCCTACAACAAGGACCTCCAGGAGGGTCAGGAGCCCATCTTCGACGCAGCCGACACCGTTACCGGCATGCTCGCGCTGCTCCCCGCCTTCACCGCCGCCCTCAAGTTCAAACCCGCCCGCCTCAAGGAAGCCGCCGAGACCGGCTACCTCAACGCCATGGCCGGAGCCACCTACCTCTCGAACAAGGGCGTACCCTTCCGCAAGGCCCACGAGATCATCGGCAACGCCGTCCGCCTTGGCCTCGAATCCGGCCGCGAACTCAACGCCCTAACCCTCCCCGAGCTCCAAACCCTGAGCCCCGAGTTCGCGGAAGACTTCTACCAGGCCATAACTCTCGAAGCGACACTAGACTGCCACGACGTCATCGGAGGCACCGCCCGCCCTCGAGTTTCCGCCGCTCTCGTGACTGCAAAAGCACGTCTCGAAAAATAATTTCTTCAAAAATGGGCCAAACTCGCGTGTCAAGCCCCGCCAAAACGTTATGTTCATCATTCCAGAAGGGTTAACCCCTAAAAATAGTTGGCATATTCACTCTTGCAAAAGGAGTAAGATTTAACTAGAGGATTTCACTGGGAGGGCAGTGAAGAATGAAGCTCTAATCCCTTTGCTATGAAGACTTTGCACCATTTCGGCATCGAATATAAAGAGGTCTAGACTCAAGTCCAGACCTAACTTCATTGCTTTGAAGACTTTACCTACTTTCGGCAGGGGTGGGGGGTACCCCACAAAGGAAAGGAACCACCTAAACTGGCCACGCTTACCACTCCGATTGCGCCACTCAGCGACTCGACCTCCACCGGCTCCTCACGCCCCCGCGTAGGTGGCGCAACCGTCCGCGAGGCCAAACTCCAGGACGCGGTCAACATCTTCGAGCTCGTCAACTCCCTCTCCGGAGACGGCACCCTTCTTCGCCGCAACTACGCAGAGATCTGCGAGAACGTCCGCGACTTCCAGATCGCCGAATCCGAAGCTGGCGTCTTTCTCGGCTGCGGAGCCCTGCACCTCTACGGCCCCCACCTCGCCGAGGTCCGCTCCATCGTCGTCAAACCCGAAGCCAAAGGCCAGGGTGCCGGCGGCAAGCTCCTCCGCGCGCTTTTGGAAGAAGCCGAGTACCAGGGCGTCGTCAGCGTCTGCCTCTTCACCCGCATCCCCGACTTCTTCTTCCACTTCGGCTTCCGCGTCTCCGACCGCACCGCGCTCCCCGACAAGATCTACAAGGACTGCCAGACCTGCCCTCGCCTCTACGCTTGCGATGAGGTCGCCATGGTCCGCGGCCCCCTGCCGAGAATAGCCGTACTGGGCCCCACCAAATTTCCTCAACCGGAGCTCGTCAAGCTCCAGACCTCGGTCATCCCTCACAAATAGTGTCCACCTTCCTAGACCTCCAGCACGTCAACGTAGTCCGCGGCGGCCGCACCGTCCTCCACGACATAAACCTCCAGGTCGCCAAAGGTGAGCAGATCGCCATCCTCGGCCCCAACGGCTGCGGCAAGTCCACGCTCATCAAGACCATCACCTGCGAGCTCTACCCGCTCGCCCAAGAGCAAACACGAATAGCCATCTTCGGTCGCCCCCGCTGGGACCTCACCGAGCTCAAGCGCCGCCTCGGCGTGGTCAGCGCCGACCTCCCCGGCAAACCCACCCTCTCCATCACCGGCTACGAAGCCATCCTCACCGGCTTCTTCTCCTCCTCTACCCTCTGGCCCAACCTGGTCGCCACAGAGGTCATGCGGGAGCGGGCTGAGGAGGTCCTCATCCAGGTAGACGCAGTCCGCCTCCGGGACGTGCTCTTCGGGGA is a window of Granulicella tundricola MP5ACTX9 DNA encoding:
- the argH gene encoding argininosuccinate lyase — translated: MSNESPTKMWSGRFREPLYPGFESWQASFRVDVRLLRHELEASKAHAKTIAAAGILTPEELATTLEGLDSIPKRGAEEATKLTNMAFYAEIMKQRMPGIGMVHSSLGSLPMLYPNAEDIHHYVELQLNELIGTLALKLHTGRSRNEQIATDMRLFVREAIDEVIQGLKNWSVALITLAEQSGETVMPSYTHLQRAEPVLIAHWLLAYVEMLARDISRFQDARKRMNLCPLGSGAIAGATLALDRTITARELGFDAPTPNSMDATSDRDFMLDFTQACATLGLHISRFAEEITLHATAEFGFIDLPEAFSTGSSAMPQKKNPDLTELIRGKSARLIGSATTLSVLIKGLPLAYNKDLQEGQEPIFDAADTVTGMLALLPAFTAALKFKPARLKEAAETGYLNAMAGATYLSNKGVPFRKAHEIIGNAVRLGLESGRELNALTLPELQTLSPEFAEDFYQAITLEATLDCHDVIGGTARPRVSAALVTAKARLEK
- a CDS encoding GNAT family N-acetyltransferase — translated: MAPLSDSTSTGSSRPRVGGATVREAKLQDAVNIFELVNSLSGDGTLLRRNYAEICENVRDFQIAESEAGVFLGCGALHLYGPHLAEVRSIVVKPEAKGQGAGGKLLRALLEEAEYQGVVSVCLFTRIPDFFFHFGFRVSDRTALPDKIYKDCQTCPRLYACDEVAMVRGPLPRIAVLGPTKFPQPELVKLQTSVIPHK
- a CDS encoding ABC transporter ATP-binding protein; this translates as MSTFLDLQHVNVVRGGRTVLHDINLQVAKGEQIAILGPNGCGKSTLIKTITCELYPLAQEQTRIAIFGRPRWDLTELKRRLGVVSADLPGKPTLSITGYEAILTGFFSSSTLWPNLVATEVMRERAEEVLIQVDAVRLRDVLFGEMSAGQQRRVMIGRALAGSAECLLLDEPSNALDLLAQRDLRNLIVSLADQGTTMLHITHHIADIIPAMKRVICMKEGRIVADGPREDLLTEANLQWLFGTEVSLSERDGFFHAW